In one Brevibacillus composti genomic region, the following are encoded:
- a CDS encoding protein kinase family protein — MEQINLSELCQRYRARVIHITPLEDCYLLETNRGPKELHIWPRADVMRWSFFWRESMARQGFRQLERFIRTRDAKPYVMMGQRGITLTDHQRHIEAVTPTVELARQCGEIVAMMHAAQRESRQFHAADYWERAQGKAASEVKRAEDFLGTLRFRGRPSARRYEAVSWLFPPLLERMRRCASLLQSARIDHADLFVTHGRISRDNWVMVRDKLFLHGFFKPKLSVAQRDVAGYLRELYLVHEDLAQIDAFLDGYEEIRPLSQSEYTLLVAFMGFPLEVWRELQAVFRLNGEPEEERLARLEQAVHQQQAVDQLIGHIAERAEGMRSESKA, encoded by the coding sequence GTGGAGCAAATCAATCTGTCCGAGTTGTGTCAACGGTATCGGGCAAGGGTCATCCACATCACCCCGCTGGAGGATTGCTATCTGTTGGAGACAAACCGAGGCCCGAAGGAACTTCACATCTGGCCGCGAGCAGATGTCATGCGATGGTCGTTTTTCTGGCGGGAGAGCATGGCAAGGCAAGGGTTTCGCCAGCTGGAGCGATTTATTCGCACCCGGGATGCCAAGCCGTACGTGATGATGGGCCAGCGGGGAATCACCTTAACCGATCATCAGCGCCACATCGAAGCGGTGACTCCTACGGTGGAATTGGCTCGGCAGTGCGGCGAGATCGTCGCGATGATGCACGCTGCACAGCGCGAAAGCCGGCAATTTCACGCTGCCGATTACTGGGAGCGGGCGCAGGGCAAAGCGGCTTCAGAAGTGAAACGGGCCGAAGATTTTCTGGGGACGCTGCGCTTCAGGGGGCGTCCATCGGCGCGAAGGTATGAGGCGGTTTCCTGGCTGTTCCCGCCGCTTTTGGAGAGAATGCGGCGCTGCGCCTCTCTGCTGCAAAGTGCCCGTATCGATCACGCCGACCTGTTTGTCACACATGGCCGAATCAGCCGCGACAATTGGGTCATGGTCCGTGACAAGCTGTTTTTGCATGGCTTTTTCAAACCGAAGTTGTCCGTAGCCCAGCGGGATGTAGCGGGGTATCTGCGGGAGCTGTACCTCGTCCACGAAGACTTGGCGCAAATCGACGCCTTTCTGGACGGTTACGAGGAAATCCGCCCCCTTAGCCAAAGCGAGTATACGCTGTTGGTAGCCTTTATGGGCTTCCCGCTGGAGGTCTGGAGAGAACTGCAAGCGGTGTTCAGGTTAAACGGAGAGCCGGAGGAGGAGCGTTTGGCCAGGCTGGAGCAAGCTGTCCACCAGCAGCAAGCGGTGGATCAGCTGATTGGGCATATCGCCGAGCGCGCCGAGGGAATGAGGAGTGAGTCAAAAGCATGA